One window of Paroedura picta isolate Pp20150507F chromosome 2, Ppicta_v3.0, whole genome shotgun sequence genomic DNA carries:
- the NOSTRIN gene encoding nostrin isoform X5 codes for MVEKTEDMVISNWRQQIKAKKKLKEFTRDHEALFRDTENSHPLASPKTKQKLLRNLEKSATKLAKDDEDYYKKNVAACETRLKWGTTLESSHQNILSLEKERLHLLYNMLNCYSQHLSSFGHSLTECHAQMHGAVGKVDAEKDAQMLLGEKAMSVEENKTEFLLTDYYEEDPSSLIEKERRHTSIRTKVLRLQKDLEKALQDKRALERMLQAYLEMPQFSDPKNQIEITEQLSEATLKVNLLQANYFKLGSILAEMEQKPKPTEPWNNCISKWKEKDCMHCSVMIACPAKVKQFERTLSARVTNERGSSPSSSSGNSLRCCWIMIKGKGKGIPCASTGSCPTLGVTPSSAFMGDSIRGGLPVPSPVITIYPPASWVLILPTSEGWKAESTLSRLLGLNSLPHGQSFQTACLLPYHSAPQEALGS; via the exons ATGGTGGAGAAGACGGAGGACATGGTTATCAGCAACTGGCGGCAACAAATAAAG GCCAAGAAGAAACTAAAGGAATTTACCAGGGACCATGAAGCACTCTTCCGGGATACGGAAAACTCCCACCCCTTGGCTTCACCAAAGACCAAACAAAAG ttGCTCAGGAACCTGGAAAAATCTGCAACAAAACTGGCAAAGGATGACGAAGACTATTACAAGAAGAACGTGGCCGCCTGCGAAACTAGGCTGAAATGGGGGACCACTTTAGAAAGCAGCCATCAG AACATTCTCAGTCTCGAAAAGGAGCGTCTGCACCTCCTGTACAATATGCTGAATTGCTACAGCCAACATCTTTCCAGTTTTGGGCACAGTCTGACTGAG TGTCACGCGCAGATGCATGGCGCTGTTGGCAAAGTCGATGCTGAGAAGGACGCCCAGATGTTGCTGGGAGAAAAGGCAATGTCTGTGGAAGAGAACAAGACAGAGTTCTTACTAACAGACTATTAC GAGGAAGATCCATCAAGCCTTATTGAAAAAGAGAGAAGGCACACGTCCATCAGAACGAAAGTTCTCCGCCTACAAAAGGACTTAGAAAAGGCCCTACAGGACAAGAGAG caCTGGAAAGGATGCTTCAAGCGTACCTGGAGATGCCACAATTCTCAGATCCAAAGAATCAAATCGAGATCACCGAGCAGCTCAGTGAG GCAACTCTGAAAGTTAACCTTCTACAAGCAAACTACTTCAAGTTGGGCAGCATCCTAGCAGAAATGGAACAGAAGCCGAAGCCGACAGAACCCTGGAACAACTGCATTTCCAAATGGAAAGAAAAG GATTGCATGCATTGTTCTGTAATGATCGCTTGCCCTGCCAAAGTGAAACAGTTTGAGCGAACTCTGAGCGCACGGGTGACCAATGAAAGAGGAAGTAGCCCAAGTTCTTCATCAGGTAACAGCCTACGTTGTTGTTGGAtcatgataaaaggtaaaggtaaaggtatcccctgtgcaagtactgggtcatgtccgacccttggggtgacgccctccagcgctttcatgggagactcaatacggggtggtttgccagtgccttccccagtcattaccatttaccccccagcaagctgggtactcattttaccgacctcggaaggatggaaggctgagtcaaccttgagccggctgctgggattgaactccctgcctcatgggcagagctttcagactgcatgtctgctgccttaccattctgcaccacaagaggctcttggatcaTGA
- the NOSTRIN gene encoding nostrin isoform X4 gives MTVNYICGAWNCVSEGMKSTSDLHCKLGKAIQTEAINPTKRILDEHEKKKKALDNMVEKTEDMVISNWRQQIKAKKKLKEFTRDHEALFRDTENSHPLASPKTKQKLLRNLEKSATKLAKDDEDYYKKNVAACETRLKWGTTLESSHQNILSLEKERLHLLYNMLNCYSQHLSSFGHSLTECHAQMHGAVGKVDAEKDAQMLLGEKAMSVEENKTEFLLTDYYEEDPSSLIEKERRHTSIRTKVLRLQKDLEKALQDKRALERMLQAYLEMPQFSDPKNQIEITEQLSEATLKVNLLQANYFKLGSILAEMEQKPKPTEPWNNCISKWKEKDCMHCSVMIACPAKVKQFERTLSARVTNERGSSPSSSSGNSLRCCWIMIKGKGKGIPCASTGSCPTLGVTPSSAFMGDSIRGGLPVPSPVITIYPPASWVLILPTSEGWKAESTLSRLLGLNSLPHGQSFQTACLLPYHSAPQEALGS, from the exons CTATATTTGCGGTGCCTGGAATTGTGTTTCGGAAGGGATGAAATCAACATCTGATTTGCACTG TAAACTTGGCAAAGCTATTCAGACAGAAGCAATAAACCCAACGAAACGAATCCTGGATGAAcacgagaagaagaaaaaagca CTAGACAACATGGTGGAGAAGACGGAGGACATGGTTATCAGCAACTGGCGGCAACAAATAAAG GCCAAGAAGAAACTAAAGGAATTTACCAGGGACCATGAAGCACTCTTCCGGGATACGGAAAACTCCCACCCCTTGGCTTCACCAAAGACCAAACAAAAG ttGCTCAGGAACCTGGAAAAATCTGCAACAAAACTGGCAAAGGATGACGAAGACTATTACAAGAAGAACGTGGCCGCCTGCGAAACTAGGCTGAAATGGGGGACCACTTTAGAAAGCAGCCATCAG AACATTCTCAGTCTCGAAAAGGAGCGTCTGCACCTCCTGTACAATATGCTGAATTGCTACAGCCAACATCTTTCCAGTTTTGGGCACAGTCTGACTGAG TGTCACGCGCAGATGCATGGCGCTGTTGGCAAAGTCGATGCTGAGAAGGACGCCCAGATGTTGCTGGGAGAAAAGGCAATGTCTGTGGAAGAGAACAAGACAGAGTTCTTACTAACAGACTATTAC GAGGAAGATCCATCAAGCCTTATTGAAAAAGAGAGAAGGCACACGTCCATCAGAACGAAAGTTCTCCGCCTACAAAAGGACTTAGAAAAGGCCCTACAGGACAAGAGAG caCTGGAAAGGATGCTTCAAGCGTACCTGGAGATGCCACAATTCTCAGATCCAAAGAATCAAATCGAGATCACCGAGCAGCTCAGTGAG GCAACTCTGAAAGTTAACCTTCTACAAGCAAACTACTTCAAGTTGGGCAGCATCCTAGCAGAAATGGAACAGAAGCCGAAGCCGACAGAACCCTGGAACAACTGCATTTCCAAATGGAAAGAAAAG GATTGCATGCATTGTTCTGTAATGATCGCTTGCCCTGCCAAAGTGAAACAGTTTGAGCGAACTCTGAGCGCACGGGTGACCAATGAAAGAGGAAGTAGCCCAAGTTCTTCATCAGGTAACAGCCTACGTTGTTGTTGGAtcatgataaaaggtaaaggtaaaggtatcccctgtgcaagtactgggtcatgtccgacccttggggtgacgccctccagcgctttcatgggagactcaatacggggtggtttgccagtgccttccccagtcattaccatttaccccccagcaagctgggtactcattttaccgacctcggaaggatggaaggctgagtcaaccttgagccggctgctgggattgaactccctgcctcatgggcagagctttcagactgcatgtctgctgccttaccattctgcaccacaagaggctcttggatcaTGA